The Arachis hypogaea cultivar Tifrunner chromosome 19, arahy.Tifrunner.gnm2.J5K5, whole genome shotgun sequence genome has a window encoding:
- the LOC112778607 gene encoding protein FAR1-RELATED SEQUENCE 5-like, whose product MELLLGQWFAAHGNARNTSFGGDCSTLHCGGVEDPRWRRDLNPTDRTVVMAVLFTHLHRVSLSTSLLHPSSTGTKVDLHVTAATSVQGAATPAVTATARWQRSPARGAMLLLAEMGKVTAVCVLRLEGQQLLLLSTLKDRIYLRVLHAVHNNGGEGKNNEENGHCDEAVAEDTLNYTIGSETESQMCLDFGDVEGLAVEDIMQKTFRTDDDSYEFYKNFGQYHGFSVRKGDSRRDDDGNVRRMSFFCNKEGLRDPKHYNRLDRRRVHNPETRTNCNAKFSVHLDKSASVWQVRKINNNHNHELTPQVMVHLIPKYRSLTERAKAQIDGFRECGISTAKTMRYMAGLSGGYSLVGFVKKDAYNYIDKQRRKQIVDGDAESAIAYLEGKAEADPMLMAWYNLIEDRMLANMFWADGGSRLDYQYFGDVLAFDSTYKKNKYNRPLVIFSGSNNHKQTTIFGFGLVLDEMIGLYTWLLKSLLEVMCQKMPSVVVTDGDEAMREAVRVVFPRATHRLCRWHFEKNVMSNVKDAGLRAQFSRWLYADIAVNKFLTEWSQAVEEFSLQDSLWINQVFGKKDMWANAYLRDKFCACIRTTSRCEGINSVAKNFLQSKHGMLELVQNLELMVRDYRNNELLVQFRSIDSVPVITTSLESLERCAASHYTRAIFGDV is encoded by the exons ATGGAGCTTCTTCTCGGTCAGTGGTTCGCAGCTCACGGTAATGCGCGAAACACCTCCTTTGGCGGTGACTGCTCCACTCTCCACTGCGGCGGCGTCGAGGATCCAAGATGGCGACGCGATCTCAACCCCACGGACAGGACGGTGGTGATGGCAGTTCTATTCACTCACCTCCATCGCGTCTCACTCTCGACATCTCTCCTTCACCCCTCTTCGACCGGCACCAAGGTGGACTTACACGTAACGGCGGCGACGAGCGTGCAGGGCGCGGCGACTCCGGCAGTCACGGCGACGGCGCGGTGGCAGAGAAGCCCAGCGCGCGGCGCA ATGTTGCTGCTGGCTGAAATGGGGAAGGTTACGGCTGTGTGTGTGCTTAGGTTAGAGGGGCAGCAGCTGCTGCTGCTGAGT ACCCTCAAAGATAGGATATATCTTAGGGTGTTACATGCGGTGCATAACAATGGTGGTGAGGGGAAAAATAATGAAGAAAACGGGCACTGTGATGAGGCGGTGGCGGAGGACACTTTGAATTATACTATTGGAAGCGAAACAGAGAGTCAAATGTGTTTGGATTTTGGAGATGTTGAGGGTTTGGCTGTTGAAGATATTATGCAAAAGACCTTTAGAACTGATGATGATTCGTATGAGTTCTACAAAAATTTTGGTCAATATCATGGGTTCAGTGTCCGAAAAGGGGACTCACGAAGGGATGATGATGGAAATGTTAGGAGGATGAGTTTTTTTTGTAATAAGGAGGGATTGAGAGATCCTAAGCACTATAATAGACTGGATAGGAGGCGAGTACATAACCCTGAGACGAGAACAAATTGCAACGCGAAGTTTTCTGTTCACCTAGATAAGAGTGCTTCCGTATGGCAAGTGAGGAAGATCAACAATAACCACAACCATGAATTGACTCCCCAGGTAATGGTACACCTAATCCCAAAGTATAGGTCATTGACTGAAAGGGCGAAAGCGCAAATTGATGGATTCCGTGAGTGCGGGATATCGACGGCAAAAACAATGCGATATATGGCAGGATTGTCGGGTGGGTATTCGTTGGTAGGATTTGTAAAGAAGGACGCATACAATTATATTGACAAGCAAAGGCGTAAGCAAATTGTTGACGGAGATGCTGAATCTGCGATAGCCTACCTAGAAGGAAAGGCAGAGGCTGATCCTATGCTGATGGCATGGTACAATTTGATCGAGGATAGAATGCTTGCAAATATGTTTTGGGCCGACGGGGGAAGTAGGTTGGACTACCAATATTTTGGAGATGTTCTGGCTTTCGACTCGacttacaaaaaaaataagtACAACAGACCACTGGTTATTTTCTCAGGATCAAACAATCACAAGCAGACCACGATCTTCGGCTTTGGGCTAGTGTTGGATGAGATGATAGGGTTATATACTTGGCTATTGAAGAGCCTATTGGAGGTAATGTGCCAAAAGATGCCATCTGTGGTTGTAACCGACGGTGATGAAGCAATGCGGGAAGCTGTGAGAGTGGTATTCCCTAGAGCAACCCATCGGTTGTGTAGGTGGCACTTTGAGAAGAATGTCATGTCAAATGTAAAAGATGCAGGATTGCGCGCGCAATTTAGTCGGTGGCTTTATGCAGACATTGCAGTTAACAAATTCTTGACGGAATGGAGCCAGGCTGTTGAGGAGTTTAGTTTGCAAGATAGCCTCTGGATAAATCAGGTATTCGGGAAGAAGGATATGTGGGCGAATGCGTACCTAAGGGATAAATTTTGTGCTTGTATAAGAACGACGTCAAGGTGTGAAGGTATAAATAGCGTTGCAAAGAACTTCCTTCAGTCGAAGCATGGGATGCTTGAACTTGTTCAAAATTTGGAACTGATGGTCCGTGACTATCGAAACAACGAGTTGTTGGTGCAATTTAGATCAATTGACAGCGTTCCGGTGATAACGACAAGCTTGGAATCACTAGAGCGTTGCGCTGCGAGTCATTATACACGTGCAATATTCGGGGATGTTTGA